tttggaaCAACATTTTCCTtccactttgaaaaccacttcctcttcttcttctaaaCCCCAGCTGAAAGCGTCTCCTGGCTCAAAGTACCCCATCCAACAAAATCTTTTGGTTTTCAAATCGTCATGTGCCACTGAAAAaccgaagaaaaaaaaatcacaatcttTGACTTTTTCATACTAGATTTAACATTAGttgaagggagaaaaaaaatgctttgtttttgttgttgttgtttctttaaCATTTCAAGCCGTTTCCCTCTTTTGCTATCTCAATGAAGTAGAGCAATGTACTGTGAACACTTCCTGGTTCACAttcaagaaacaaaacaacaaaacaggaCAAAAACTTAAGACTTAATCAACAAATGGCTCAACATAAGAAGTTAAAATACAAGGAatcaaaaaaaaaccttaaataGAAACAAATAAGTGTAACTACTTCCCAAGACGAGGGTCCCTGTGAGGAAGGGCTGAGGTCAGCCGAATCTCTCCCTGACCAACATCATCAGTTTCTTCTTGCCCTTGTAGATCTGTTTCAGGTTGTCTATGAACTGGGCGAACTGAATGTGGCCGTCCTGTGCCAGCAGGAAAGTCTCCCGTGCTTTGCTCAGGAACTCTATGAACTCTCCGTAGTGCCGCGGACTGATGTGCGTCAGTCGAGAGTGCGTGGTGTTGATGTACGCCGAGATCGTGGCGTCTAGGAGCTGCCGCAACGGCGCTTTGTCCGTCGACATTAGCTTCCCAGAGTTCCTTCTCCCGGGAATGCCGGCGAGACCCGGCGCCGTCATGGTGCACCGCCGCAGGATGTCAGACAGCACCGTGGCGCAGTGCACACTCTTCACCACCAGCGGGATAATGGCTGCGAGCTCATTTTTACCCAGGGAGTGGCTGAGCGCGCAGGCCCAGAGCACGTCGTTAATAGCTGGGTGTGTGTCCTGGTTGTAAGCCAGGTTAAGGTGGGTCATGGCGAGGGAGGCCAACTTGAAGGACCGCAGCGGGTATCCTCTGTGTTCCATGTACCTCGCGATGGTGAACAGCTGGGAGTAGGTCATACCCGTGGACGCTGCGTCGATGACGATCTGGTAGGCTGTCTCGAAGGCGATGTGGTCCTTCTCGCAGAGCGTCAGAGCTGACAGAGCGCAGTTCTGGGGATCCTTCATGGCGCACTGCAGGGCTAGGGTCCTGGCACAGCTGGCCAGCTCCTCGCGCTGGGGGTAGTCGAGGCTGAGGCGCAGGATGGTGTTATGGGACATGACGGTGGCCGCCACGATGCTGGTGGCCTCGGTCGGTGTGAAGAGGGTGTACCAGCTCTGTAAGATGCTCACCAACGCCCGCAGACctgaggaggagcagagagaaagacaagatTAAAATTTGTTGTGGTCAGAATGTAAATCATGTGAATACTGGTATGattctaaaaaaaatgtaaagctcTTTGATGATTGTTTATGAAGTTTATTCCGCCGTTAAAAGAAAGAATCTGACAAGGAAGGAGAGGATAAACGGGAAGATAGTGTGCTTTATTCTGAAATCGGAACTTTTACTTTGACAgacttcaatagcatttaaaatcCTTCAGAATTATCTCTACAATTATCTGTGGGTAAATGCAGACAAAACTCAAGTTCtccattattatcatcattactAAACAGTAGTGGTTCCTTTCCCAGAGTGAGAACTTTGACCATTTTGTTATGGAACACTTTGAAACTAAGGCCTTGTGTGTCTCAACTTAAGATCCTCCACGCATTCATTTCATCAGGTTTACACAACTTCTACACCAAGTCATCTctggtcagtgtaacgcttatcagttcaattttctaagcacaaacggacatttggaaaaacagaaaaatgggttcaaatatccaatttttcattttgttttccaccttgacaaataaaaaaattggatctttaaactgatTTTCCAATgaactgtttttattcagagaatcagaaatttagaaaattacgaaattgcgtctgggctccaattattcaatactgcaatggtattctctccctcgttccgCCTAGCTACGTCCCACCCCCCCCTACTCGAAACCATCAGTTGCAagcacctctgaccccaaagtcagtttttttttttggtccatatgcagttaatgagGAAAAGAATaccattgcagtattgaataattggagcccagacgcaattttgtaattttctcaatttctgatcctctgaataaaaaacagaaaattggaaaaacagtttaaagatccaattttttaatttgtcaaggtggaaaaaaatgaaaaattggatatttgaacccatttttctgtttttccaaatgtccgtttgtgcttagaaaattgaactgataagcgttacactgaccatCTCTGTACCTTCCACAAGTTCTTCAGAACACTGTTGCTCAGTTGCTTTTTTACTAGGTCCAGTAATACACCCACCTTGGCTTCTACGCTACTTTGTCTTAAGCTGTTTCCTTTCAATGTCATTTGGGTTTTTATTTAATCTTACCTTACATACGAGACAAAGAGGCAATTTGAGGCTCTGCTCTCGAAAGACTcaacataaataaatgtctCCTCTTACTTAACTAAAAACTGTTTGGACAGCCACAAATTGTAATGGTCAGAACTATGAATCCTGTTTCACTGGTGCATGTTAAAAGGCATCACATACCGACTTCTGTGGCACAGGTTACCAGCCATCGAAccatctctctccttctccagtTCAGTGTCGACAGAGTCATCCTCATCACCTgcaatgcacacatgcacaacatGTTGTTTTCGGATCCTGCTACTTTGTACAATGGGAATAAGAACATCCAGTTTTTTTTCCTCGGCAGTCAGTCAGTTTTGATGAACTAATTCTAATATAACATATCCGTACATTCAGAAAACAAGTGAACATGATATGTGATTTTCATAATTGGAACAGTTTGCCCAACACGGCGTGTCTCCAGTGATGATAGATGTATCCAAAAATGTGTTCATAATTACACACATGACTAATTGTGACCCTTCCATTCTGAACATTTTATTAGCAGTTTTGCTGACAGGAATTCAGCCAATACTCTAAATACCAGGAGGAAGAGGCGTGTGAAGCCACAGCGACACTGCTGCCTTGACGATCtcaagagttttttttcttgtgtttacTGTGGAACCCAAAAGGCTTAATTATGTGGTTTCTGCTCATCAACAACGGCAAAACGCTGTATGATGTTTTCTCTGCTAATTTGTAGTGAGGCTGTGGAGGCCTGCACAAATTACAAGTTCAAGGAAACTGTTGCATGTTTTGACTGGTGGCCATTGctcgtttcttttttttttgtggtgaaaTGATTTATGAAAATTGCTGACTCGCCCTCATACCTCACCTGctttcttcacacacacacacacacacacacacacacacacacacgcacacacacacacgcacacacgcgcgcagtACCTGCAGCCCTAGCTCCAGTGCCACGTTGAGCAGAGTTATATCAGGCGGGTTGTCTGCGGGTGTGGCTATCTTAAAGGCGTCCTGGGCCAGCTTGAAGATTAAGGAAGAGGAGTGGATGTTTTTCTGGATGGCCTCCAGCACCGTCCGTAACCTCAACATGTCACCTGCAggcaaaataaaacatacacGCGTTGTTGTTAGAAACATCTGAAGGGGACATTTCTCTACTGTGACTACAGCTATGGGTAGGAGGATGTGTTAGCGGTACCTTTAGCAGCAGTGAGCATGGTGGAGGCCAGCTCACACTGCTGGGACTCCAGGTGTCCCAGTGTGAACCAGCGCGGGTATCTACTTGGGACTATGGAGATGCCGTGATGAGGGTGGCCCACGTCCCCGGAGCCTGCTGAGGACTCCAGCACCGGCAGCCTGACAGAAACATACAAACAACGCCGTATTTGTTCACTGTGTCTTTAGTTTTCATCAAAGTTTAAGGCCAGTTCATATTAAATCTAGGATGAATTTCATTATTGAAATTTGcatcaggaaaaaaaagctaGTATTTACTCCAAAACGTTATAGATACTACGGTGAATTTATTCCAATTTAAAGGTGGCATTTTAACATACCATAATAGATCATACTACTTGTACTACTTACGACACATTAGTGTAAATACCTAAAACAAATGAACCCGTCACCACAAATGATTGACAGCTTCTGCAAGCCTGTTCACCAGTTTATTAAGTACACCAAGCTATAACTAATGTAATCTGTATTATAAAGACTGTTTTGTGGTATATCATTGAGGAtggacaaaatattagaaacacctcaAAGTACGATGCGATACAATTCAATAGCACCAAATTGGGAAACTGACCTCATGGCGCGGAGAGCCAGCTTATATGCCAGGTCTGCGTCATGTGGCAGCAGGGCAGAGAAGAGGTACTTGGCGAAGGTGTGCATGGGAACACTCTCCCTGTGGATGACCTCACCTAGACCGCTGAACGGCCCAGCTGACCAAGAGAAAgacaaaattatgtttttgtttatttttcttctcaaCAATGTGAAAGACCACCAAGTACTGGGGCACAGCACATGAAGATGtcatcattgttgttgttgttgtacctTCTAGCAGCTGTATGGCCTGTTTCCGAAGAGTCTGAACCAGGAGGTCATCCAGCTCCAGTTCTTGAAGTTTTGCAACAATCTGCTCCTCATTACGACACACCTTGAACATTTTCACAAAGCAAATTTTACTCTTTAGTGAAGTTTCAATACCTTTTTAAGAAGAGGATTTGGAGTTTTAGGTATTAAAGGACCAGCGGCAAGCTTTAATACCTCAAACTCTGGCATCCGTGTGTAGTTACCGTTACGACAGACTGATTTTATTTCACCATTAAGAGGTCCTTTTGGAAACTTGATTGGTTTTAAATGCAATTCTTGCTTAAAACTTAAATTCCTTTGAGAATCCTGTGTGCCTTCTTATATTGCCTAACTTTTCTTAATGCCTATGTGccttatgtaaagcactttgaattgccttgttgttgAAAGGTTAAAATAAACTCACCTTGCCTAAAACATAAATAGTTTTGATGATTCCCATGACATTCAGAAAAGTCTATGGCAGACATGTTAAGCACTCTAAACCATTCACATAAAGAAATGTTCCTTTGATTTATTCCAATTCAAAGTAAACTTAAGTGCTGTCACTGTGgttttcagaaaaacaaaatgctgtGACCTTTTCTCTATTTGTGCATGGCAATTACCGCCACAGACGTTTAATTATAGTGATTTTCTATCATGGCGACATTGTCTACACCAGGCAAATTCATACCGCTTGTTTTAATATGCAAAAAAATGTTACCCACTGCAAGCAGCCTAGCATTACTGTTTTCTCTATGAGGGGGTAAAATcactttattgttgtttttttttaggactACCGTACCTTATCCTGAGCATATAGGCCCTCAGGCATTATCCTCTGCTGGCCCATTCCCATCAGAGCCACCTCTAAGGCCAAAGTCAGGTAGGACTCCCCTCCATCAGGACTGCCCCACACTGGTACGTGGTGGTAGACCGGAGGCCGGGTGTCACCTTCtgagagaaaggaaggaaagaaaacgATTTAGTGAATCAAGCAAAGATGCATATAAATCTGAATAGGAACAAACGCCCATTTTACAGACCTTGATAACTGAAGGTAATATGAGGCGTACGTTAGTCAAGTCAAGTAGGTATCTTCATCCTAGTAGTCAAATCTACAGTACATGGATGTATCCATCTTTCCACTACGGCTCAGCAAGACTACAATGTCCGCTGATTTGGCTAACTCAAGACTGCTAAAGCATCATATTAGCGTTGTTGCATTTTGGCAATAAACAAGGACTGAGAGTTTTTCCCCTCTGTTTCTTACAGTGCAGCTGAATTAGGGAGGGATTGCTTCAGGGCCAAATAAATGGTAACAAAGTACATATAGGCATGTGTATATTGTGTTAAGAGAGACTTGAAAAAAAACCTGAGAAAATGAAACTTGGTATGGCCTGTGTATATATAGCTATACAGCTTGTGTAACATTATATAAATACAGCATCCATAGACTGATCACTAATCTAAAATGGCTGCTACACCCTACACCAATGCTCGACAGCAATAACTGAGAACAGATGCGTTGAGAGTATCAGCTGTTGATTGGTGCCCatttgttctctctctgctccccCACCCCATCATTCTGCTTAAATCCCCTCTGAGCAACAGATCCCCTCAATCCTGTTTATTCcacggatgtgtgtgtgtgcgtgtgtgtgtgtgtgtgtgtgtgtgtgtgtgtgtgtgtgtgtgtgtgtgtgtgtaaatccaGGAAAAAGGGAAAACTGATTTTATAGGCTTAACCCCAGTGCAAACTCATTTTTTTGTCCATTGGCTgttgattgattggttgatttgaaATGATCAGAGATAAAACTGCATTTGGATTGGTCGACACATAGTCTGGCTCCACCCCTCCTTTTAACAGATGTTCCCAGCTATCTTCCAGAGGGGAAGAAAGCACAGTGACCAGGctatacacataaatacacacacacacacacacacacatacaaacacacacacacatgcaaaatagTCATACCACTCTTCTCAAATTCCCCAAACAACATAAGACAATCATTCACTGTATCGCCAACACACACTCGCACCGATGAGTGTGCCAGGGGTCAGCATTGTTTGGATTGACAATAGTTCCCTGTAGCTGGGTAACAATAGGAAAACCCAGCCCCTATTCTGCTCTGTCGCAATGGCCactggtgaaaaaaaaaaggctctgAGCAGGGTGAGAAATGCAAATGGTGATGGATTCtatacataccacacacacacacacacacacacacacacagtgtggtcTAAATGAGCGGGGTGTTCCAGCACAATCCATTCAGGCTTTGCTAGTTTATGGCTCTCTACAGCACAATAGAGCCCGGTCCTGATATAAGAACATGGAGTCTGTTGTCTAATGAGTCACTGCTGGTGTGCCCGATCACCTCTGCTCAGGGTTACACTGCATCAGCTGGTGAAGTGTGCGAGGAATTATACCTCGTGTTAGGCAAACAAGCTCGTTGACCCATGAGGTCCGTGGTTGAGTATGTATTTGGCTGAAGTACATGCTAAGGCTTTGGCTTACTCTTTATAGGTTCAGTGAACGGTAAGTTATCTTAGAACCCCGCCGATGGCAGTGCAGCAgtggacacacagagagaaaatgaTTTTGATCTTAATATATGCTAAAGGGTGGCTATACTCGTGACATTATGAATCATTAGATATGTCTGAATAATATCTTTCAGTGAACATCAAAGAATTCTTTCAATCTTGCTACCTATACCTCTTATTTTCTGTCTCTATAAATTGTTAGGTTGATGCAGTTCTGACCAGCACTCATTACTAATGGCTGCTCATAATGGAAGTAAAGCCTATTCTGAGATGTGCTCACCATGGTAAAGAGCACTGTCAAAATGCCTATCatttcaatgtaaaaaaaatatatattttattgaaaGCTACAATATACATTTAAGTGACTCAGTTCTTGAGCCTGTACAGACAATGTGAACCTACAACACAGAATATGTTCCATGCCAGAACCTCATGGCCAGCCTTCTATTTACCTACCCTGAAAGGTCAGGGTTCATACgtattttaaccaatacttttccatgactttttggcaaatttccatgactatgtattcctgaaaatgtcagtcaacattatacaataagaataaaaatctgtgttaaagtcaaagtttaacaattaacaatttatgtggttcatagtgggattcgtaaattAAACAcatattatgctgtgttaaaaattccatgacttttccaaaactttctgggtctttttatttttccaaaacctttccaggcctggaatttgcatttttcaaattccataacttttccaggtttttttcaaaacgtatgaaccctgaagGTCTGCTTAAACCCATCATAATTCAGCactaagtaaaaaaataaataaaaatgctctgtgttgtttgtatttctttaaaccactcacaatcgtcttgggtggcgtgAAGCCCAGGATGCAGCGACCCCAGGATGCAGCGACGGTGCCCTTACAAAATAGTGTTGAAAGTAAACTTCTTTTGGTGGACCATTTGCACTTAGGGGGGTGAGCCCTGGCATTACAATGGCTAAAtccccacaaaagaaaatgcctcatAAAGCATTAAGAGACGTATGTCGACTACGTGATACGTCATTCACTGCTAAAAAAGACAAACGTAATTTAATCATCGGTGCCCTAGAGGTGAAGCCTGCCTATACTTGAGCTCCAGAGGAGCTCACTGGACTTAGTGTTTAGGTTGCAAGCTCGtaggtttttgttgttgtttcacgAAGCGAGAGGGATTTTGAAAACGGTAACATGCAGATAGGGAGGAGAATGTCTACATCTTCTGAGTCAGACTACTTCAGTGCTAAATGATGTATCAAAACAAGAGTAGTCATGGGGACTGTATTCAGGTTTGTAATGGCAAATAATCAAGCATGTCGGTCTTGTTGCCTTTTAATAAAGTGAATAGAGCCTCAAAACAAGTCTGTTGTGAAGTTTTGTGATTTTTCTTTCATGATGATTTCCAGAGAACTCTTTTAAAAAGGAGAAACAGAAGCATATCTCCGTTTTTGTACCTCCGGTATCCATGGTGTTGTCGTCGTCCACGCGGCAGGTTTCGGTGAGCGTGGTGAACAGACAGCCAATCGGGTCTAAGGGATGGCCCACCCAGCCTTCTAGGTTGGTGGTAGAAGTCACGCCCCTCTGGCGAATCTctgagagaagaagaaagcgGGAAGAAAgacaaatgttaaaatgatCCCACACTGGCTTTAGAAATTGAacagcactatatatatatatatatatatatatatatatatatatatatatatatatatgcgtgtgtgtgtgtttacctttcTTTTGGTGCTTGTAGATGTCCATCTGTCTCTGCTGTTGGAGGCGGAGCGTGTTGATGATGGCGACGGCCAATCGCAATGCTTCCCTGGAATAACCGTGGGAACGCAGAGCGTCGACGCGAGCGCATGCAGTCGGGACATGGTCTGAGTGTGAGATAAGGTGGAGTCAGGACAGCTTAGCACACGCAAGAACTGAGCTAAATGAgataaacatgcacacacacacacacacacacacacacacacacacacacacacacacacacacacacacacacacacacacacacacacacacacacacacacacacacacacacagaaatgcttTGCTGACAGCCACAGATGTGGTTCTTTCTTACAAACACACTGTGGGACATAAGATGTAGTCAgtaatggcacacacacacacacacacacacacacacacacacacacacacacacacacacacacactgcagtctCAGCAAAACACCAGTGTGTGTCTGATAGCTGGATTAAGTTGCAGAATCTGACAGATCTTAGCTGGAAGCTGCTTACTGCAGATACTGGCCTCAATATCAGCAGaatacgtctgtgtgtgtgtgtgtgtgtgtgtgtgtgtgtgtgtgtgtgtgtggctttcaGTGGAATTAGAGATTGTGTGTATATGGAATCCCACTGAAAATAGTTATAGAAaagtttttctacttttttattCGACTAAATATGACGCAATAGGTAAATACAATACCGTTTCCTGAAAATGAGTAATGCATTACCGCTTTATTGAAGTGTTCCCACACATAACAAgtccaaaaaagtgtgtgtgtgtatgtgtgtgtacgtgcattTGCTCACCTAGCCAAAGCGGCAGGCCCTGTGGGTTGAACAGCAggctctccccctctctctggtAGGATGGAGACATGTAGTAGTCGCTGCTGATGATCCTCTGGAGGTGGCTGTCCTGCCAGTGGAGGTCGCAGGCCTCGACAGCCCGGCTGAATACCGACCTCCTTGGCCTGGACAGAGAatctgagaacacacacacacacacacacacacacccacacacacacacacacacacacacacacacacacacacacacacacacacacacagtcagtgaaATCGTCATGTTGTCATCTCTCCGAGGTCACAGCGTCTAAGATCAATGTCGGCGTGTATTCATTTTTTGATtacacagtatgtgtgtgtgtgtgtgtgtgtgtgtgtgtgtgtgtgtgtgtgtgtgtgtttgcgctgACCCTGTGCCAGGTTGCTCTGCGGCAGAGCGTTGGTGATGTTTGGAAGCTCGCTGCCGTAGTTGCCGTCCTCCAGCGGGCAGACGTCCATGTCGCCCCATTTCTTTAGCTGCTTCAGCCAGCCGCTCTTCTCCTCGCTCTTACAGTGGGGATTTAGCACCACGCACACCCACAATGCACCTGGGGAAAGAATGGCGATCAGAGGTCAGGATACAAAGGAAGCAGAAGTTCTGGAGTACTGAGAACTGACTGAACTGGCCCTGGAAAGTGCTTTCTAAGATgcttttgttttactttgtgAAAATAGGGGAACAAAAACATCCATATTGTGTGAATCCAAATAGTATTGGTTGCACCAACAGGCACCTCAAGGGACTTACTGCACTAAAAACACTTGTTCTACATACACAGACCTCGAGCGGGATCAACTGTCAGATGTCTGCTCCTCTGAAGAAAATGATCAGGCAGCAAACCCCGGCCGTCTGGCTGttatttctgtctgtgtctgtgctgcGATCCCCCTCGCTCACCCAGGAAGTGTTCTCATTGACCTCCTAAATGCTAAGATTGATTGCAGAGAAACTGAGCAGCCGTATTGATCGGCAGCCTTTATCATTCACTTTGTGTGGAGAgcgagagaaagggagaggctTGAGCAGCAGGAGAAGCTGCTGACTGGATGACCTAATAGCTTACTGACTGGTTGAACGTTTACCTGACAAGTTGACTGCTAATTTGACACGTCTGTCTGACCtacagtagtctcgcattgccagaccttcctccacagcgctgcggaggagggtctggctagtccacacagcattccgggatgggagaaaaacgtgctctcgtttaagcccagttcagaccaaagattcgcaacaagacgagttgaaacttgcaacttctCTGCAGCGTTCTAAAACCTGCCAGCTCACACCAATGCGAcgagacgagacggtgtatcatctccataacaacgcctctttgtacttccgttctaacttccgac
This Sander lucioperca isolate FBNREF2018 chromosome 9, SLUC_FBN_1.2, whole genome shotgun sequence DNA region includes the following protein-coding sequences:
- the zswim5 gene encoding zinc finger SWIM domain-containing protein 5; this encodes MAERRREQPPHPLLSLPPASKRPCLRPAPRGPGPGPGHGSGLPSSRYRSPESLLDCAAKAVAEKWAFERVEERFERIPEPVQRRIVYWSFPRNEKEICMYSSFQCRVAGEEGPSAATGGAGGSGSGATTAGGGGGATGTTATVGAAGSVGTGDGLPFRRGIRLLETGCVENVLQVGFHLSGTVTEPATSSEPEVTHKVAISFDRCKITSVTCGCGNRDIFYCAHVVALSLYRIRKPEQVKLRLPISETLFQMNRDQLQKLVQYLITAHHTEVLPTAQKLADEILSSNSEINQVHGAPDPTAGASIDDDNCWHLDEDQVREQVKQFLSQGGYYGSGKQLNSMFAKVREMLRMRDSNGARMLTLITEQFMADPRLSLWRQQGTGMTDKCRQLWDELGALWVCVVLNPHCKSEEKSGWLKQLKKWGDMDVCPLEDGNYGSELPNITNALPQSNLAQDSLSRPRRSVFSRAVEACDLHWQDSHLQRIISSDYYMSPSYQREGESLLFNPQGLPLWLDHVPTACARVDALRSHGYSREALRLAVAIINTLRLQQQRQMDIYKHQKKEIRQRGVTSTTNLEGWVGHPLDPIGCLFTTLTETCRVDDDNTMDTGEGDTRPPVYHHVPVWGSPDGGESYLTLALEVALMGMGQQRIMPEGLYAQDKVCRNEEQIVAKLQELELDDLLVQTLRKQAIQLLEAGPFSGLGEVIHRESVPMHTFAKYLFSALLPHDADLAYKLALRAMRLPVLESSAGSGDVGHPHHGISIVPSRYPRWFTLGHLESQQCELASTMLTAAKGDMLRLRTVLEAIQKNIHSSSLIFKLAQDAFKIATPADNPPDITLLNVALELGLQVMRMTLSTLNWRRREMVRWLVTCATEVGLRALVSILQSWYTLFTPTEATSIVAATVMSHNTILRLSLDYPQREELASCARTLALQCAMKDPQNCALSALTLCEKDHIAFETAYQIVIDAASTGMTYSQLFTIARYMEHRGYPLRSFKLASLAMTHLNLAYNQDTHPAINDVLWACALSHSLGKNELAAIIPLVVKSVHCATVLSDILRRCTMTAPGLAGIPGRRNSGKLMSTDKAPLRQLLDATISAYINTTHSRLTHISPRHYGEFIEFLSKARETFLLAQDGHIQFAQFIDNLKQIYKGKKKLMMLVRERFG